The Zingiber officinale cultivar Zhangliang chromosome 10A, Zo_v1.1, whole genome shotgun sequence genome contains a region encoding:
- the LOC122026730 gene encoding uncharacterized protein LOC122026730 yields MLRPAVLGISWHNLTSPSRCVAVASPPAELFSSVLLLRPTSPLGLAIPSFLSSPAHIFDQGQSRALASPSSGFLALCPRFSLAVGSEQNSSEYQTGASSDEFFLCLCLIVPKTIPSCVLAGSWRVLEFQKRINCCGVFS; encoded by the exons atgttg CGCCCAGCAGTGCTCGGCATCTCCTGGCACAACCTGACCTCTCCCTCTCGGTGTGTTGCTGTCGCGTCGCCGCCGGCCGAGCTATTCTCCTCAGTCCTACTTCTCCGGCCAACTTCTCCTCTCGGACTTGCGATCCCCTCATTTCTTTCCTCACCGGCGCACATCTTCGACCAGGGGCAGAGCCGAGCCCTAGCCTCGCCTTCTTCTGGTTTTCTTGCGTTGTGCCCTAGGTTTTCTCTTGCTGTTGGATCCGAACAAAACAGTAGTGAG TATCAGACAGGAGCAAGCAGTGACGAGTTCTTCTTGTGTCTCTGCTTGATAGTGCCGAAGACAATACCGAGCTGTGTtttagccggatcttggag GGTACTAGAATTCCAGAAGAGGATAAATTGCTGTGGGGTTTTTTCTTAG